The following coding sequences lie in one Homalodisca vitripennis isolate AUS2020 chromosome X, UT_GWSS_2.1, whole genome shotgun sequence genomic window:
- the LOC124368607 gene encoding uncharacterized protein LOC124368607 codes for MMFKKLIYFCLLVTIVRTELTEEISSSIEKIPTTSNSVAQNLEELKKDGANPKHNGISPRSTDSLFGLGIGANILDVHGGAGIGHGRGGYGDMGQGFVGKPAGGYYPQQPRYPRFPWDPKPPRYYGARGPRMVFYPDYPLDYIRL; via the exons ATGATGTTTAAGAAACTCATCTATTTCTGCCTGCTAGTAACGATAGTTCGCACCGAATTAACg GAAGAGATCTCCAGCTCCATAGAGAAAATTCCCACAACATCCAACAGCGTGGCCCAAAATTTAGAAGAACTAAAAAAAGATGGAGCAAACCCTAAGCATAATGGAATTTCTCCTCGCTCCACGGACTCGCTTTTCGGACTTGGGATCGGTGCCAATATCTTAGACGTGCATGGAGGTGCAGGTATAGGTCATGGCCGTGGAGGATATGGTGATATGGGCCAAGGGTTTGTTGGCAAACCTGCGGGAGGCTATTATCCACAACAACCCCGGTATCCACGATTCCCATGGGATCCAAAACCGCCAAGGTACTATGGAGCTAGGGGACCACGAATGGTCTTCTACCCAGATTACCCTCTGGATTATATACGCCTGTAG